Proteins found in one Amycolatopsis aidingensis genomic segment:
- a CDS encoding LacI family DNA-binding transcriptional regulator, which produces MAKIEDVARHAGVAPSTVSYVLSGKRSISERTRQRVLRSIKVLGYHPHAGARSLASNRSNVVALVVPLRAGIHVPVIMQFATSVVTAARGYDHDVLLLTQDEGVNGLRRVAGTALVDAIIVMDVELHDPRIPVLRTLQRPAVLIGFPADADGLTCIDLDFTAAGAACVDHLAALGHRRIGLVGSPPEVYERETGFARRTLTGFTRAAAAHGIATSVHPCEATPAAARRVAAELLREHPDLTGVVVHNEPIVDPLLAAFREEGRTVPDDLSVVAICPDEVAERTSPGLTSVAILADEVGRQAVDLLMTKLSGEQVPSATLLQPRLTQRKSSGTPNGETRRRA; this is translated from the coding sequence GTGGCCAAGATCGAGGACGTGGCCCGGCACGCGGGCGTTGCCCCGAGCACGGTCTCGTACGTACTCAGCGGCAAGCGGTCGATTTCTGAGCGGACTCGGCAACGCGTGCTGCGGAGCATCAAGGTGCTCGGGTACCACCCGCATGCCGGGGCGCGGTCGCTGGCGAGCAACCGCTCCAATGTGGTCGCACTGGTCGTCCCGCTGCGGGCCGGTATCCACGTTCCGGTCATCATGCAGTTCGCCACCTCGGTAGTCACCGCAGCGCGTGGCTACGACCACGACGTCCTCCTGCTGACCCAGGACGAGGGAGTCAACGGACTGCGGCGGGTCGCCGGAACGGCACTGGTCGACGCGATCATCGTGATGGACGTCGAGCTGCACGACCCGCGGATTCCGGTGCTGCGGACGTTGCAGCGACCCGCCGTGCTGATTGGTTTCCCGGCCGACGCGGACGGGCTGACCTGCATCGATCTCGACTTCACCGCGGCGGGTGCCGCCTGCGTCGACCACCTGGCCGCGCTGGGCCACCGGCGTATCGGGCTGGTGGGTTCCCCGCCCGAGGTCTACGAGCGGGAGACCGGGTTCGCGCGACGCACCCTGACCGGCTTCACCAGGGCCGCGGCGGCGCACGGCATCGCCACCAGCGTGCATCCCTGTGAGGCGACTCCGGCCGCGGCCAGGCGGGTCGCCGCCGAGCTGCTGCGGGAACACCCGGACCTCACCGGTGTCGTCGTGCACAACGAACCCATCGTCGACCCGCTGCTGGCCGCGTTCCGGGAGGAGGGCCGTACGGTACCGGATGATCTCTCGGTCGTAGCCATCTGCCCGGACGAGGTCGCCGAGCGCACGTCTCCGGGGCTGACCTCGGTGGCCATCCTGGCGGACGAGGTCGGCCGCCAGGCGGTCGACCTGCTGATGACCAAGTTGAGCGGAGAACAGGTACCCAGCGCCACGTTGCTCCAGCCCCGGCTCACCCAGCGAAAGAGCAGCGGCACCCCCAACGGGGAGACCCGGCGAAGGGCGTAA
- a CDS encoding carbohydrate ABC transporter permease: MFKRGGPLSQILTLIPTYVLFARVGLVNTYWPWVMWGLAASPFLVLLFRQFFAAILAELEEVAIIDGCGYGRIFLRIFLPLSRPVLMTSFLPSFTWNWAITSRLPSFSTRPHHTVGRFCRVLPRPPHGNPDSTLQAAAATLYVVPVLVIFLFAQRYFIRGVASSGLKG, translated from the coding sequence ATGTTCAAGCGAGGAGGGCCGCTGTCGCAGATTCTCACCCTGATTCCGACGTACGTGCTGTTCGCCAGGGTGGGACTGGTCAACACGTACTGGCCATGGGTGATGTGGGGCCTCGCGGCATCACCGTTCCTGGTGCTCTTGTTCCGCCAGTTCTTCGCCGCTATCCTCGCCGAGCTGGAAGAGGTGGCGATCATCGACGGTTGCGGGTACGGACGGATATTCCTGCGGATTTTCCTGCCGTTGTCCCGGCCCGTGCTCATGACTTCCTTTCTGCCCTCGTTCACCTGGAACTGGGCGATTACGTCGCGCCTGCCCTCTTTCTCGACCCGACCACACCACACTGTCGGTCGCTTTTGCCGCGTTCTACCTCGACCCCCGCATGGCAACCCGGACTCCACGTTGCAGGCGGCCGCAGCCACCCTGTACGTGGTGCCCGTCCTGGTAATCTTCCTGTTCGCGCAGCGCTACTTCATCCGCGGCGTCGCCAGTTCGGGCTTGAAAGGCTGA